GTACAATCGTACTGACACCGGGATTTTTCCAGTCCAGGGAATCGGTTTTCCATTGGATGACTTTATATCCCATTGCGTTTAATTTTGTCAATACACGTTTGTTAAAATCTCCATTCGGTGTGCGAATCAAAGTTGTCTTGACGCCGGTAACCTGATAAATGGCTTCCTGTGCTTTTCGAACTTGACCATCAATCCATGCGTCGTCAAATTCGGAAAAATTTTTATGAGCATGTCCATGACTGCCGATTTCAAAACCCATATCTTTGATTCGTTTGGCAATCTCCGCGTGTTGCAATGTCCAGGGACCGGAGAGAAAAAACGTTGCCTTATTCAGTTTTTTTGCTTGCAAGACATCGAGAACAGGACCAGGCGTTTTTTCTCCCCAACTGATGTCAAATGTCAACGCTACCATTTTTTTTGTTGTATTGACTTGGTAAATCGCTGTTGGAGCCTTTGGCGCCTGATATGTATCTTCGGCAACTGATTTGGTTTTGGCATCAATAGTTTGCGGTACAATAGGCAAAATAACAAGCGATAGGAATAGAATGATGAAGCAGCAAATCCCATACCATTTTTTATTATTCACATACATCGAATCAAAAACCTCCCAACAAACAATGTCAATACAAGTGTTTGTTGAAATGTTAAAATTATGCAGACAATCTTTGGGAGGAACGTAGGGAGTAATTCGGATGAGAATAGGGAAAATACTGAAAGCCAATTACCGATATATCCTTGCCATGACTCTGATTTTCTTTGC
Above is a window of Fodinisporobacter ferrooxydans DNA encoding:
- the pdaB gene encoding polysaccharide deacetylase family sporulation protein PdaB, with protein sequence MYVNNKKWYGICCFIILFLSLVILPIVPQTIDAKTKSVAEDTYQAPKAPTAIYQVNTTKKMVALTFDISWGEKTPGPVLDVLQAKKLNKATFFLSGPWTLQHAEIAKRIKDMGFEIGSHGHAHKNFSEFDDAWIDGQVRKAQEAIYQVTGVKTTLIRTPNGDFNKRVLTKLNAMGYKVIQWKTDSLDWKNPGVSTIVQRVVTKAVPGDIILMHASDSCKQTVQALPTIIDGLRQKGYQFVTVSELLSEANISSKES